The Aethina tumida isolate Nest 87 chromosome 6, icAetTumi1.1, whole genome shotgun sequence nucleotide sequence caattgtttatattaattgtcataataaaatgttgcaTTCCATAAAAGTCATTTTGTCTTATTAGAAAAAgcttttgaatataaatgaataaaacaatttaattgttttaaaagtattacgttgtttaatcaatataaaataacataatacatCATGTTTGGTTTTgtgttaattgaaaacaactttaaaataattacaaaccaTTTAAGTATAGCATTTGATCACAgcttaaactaaatattaaatattcagaattgttttataattatttttattgtaatatttagtattaaaaacaattaatttattattaatagaacatAAATTTGCTATgacttattaacaattatgaatataccctaaaatattcatttttttttaattttctatgaaattaatagaattagtactttaaaatgtgttatattGAGAGGTGAAAACTCCATATTTCTACCCCTATAATTTTCTCTTAGTAAACCatagaaatctaaagaaaatatttgtataactgAAGCTATTagatataatgataataatatatcttGTTCTTATcagcattaattatttacttatttactcagatttattttacatacaaaagttagatataatgataataatatattttgttcttatcagtagtattatttatttacttatttactcatatttattttacatacaaaaGTTACTGTATACTGTGTTGTGTGGCATAAGGGGTactatactaaaattaaatgtggcAACACTGCGCGCGCATGTCAGTGATGGTGgaccaaaaaaaaattttcaaaaatgtgaatttatttaaaatataagttgtaATGGCTGCTAATgcgtaagtaatttatttgtttatgatGTTATTAACGTTATTTGATGAAAAGGTGTATGTAATTCGTTGCGGGGTTGAATGAACACCTCAAAGGTAGCAATGATAAAaggtaataaattcaatttcgtATAAATAACAAGTGTGCGTGTGAACAAACAAAaggtaaaaaacaaataactaaaaacTCTCCTTGGTGACAATTAAACAACTCCCTCAAAACCTTAACACGATTTCAACGAGCAGtcttataagaaaaaaaatcaaagtcAAGATGTTAGAAATGCACAACTACATGTGGGACATGTCGACCCAAATTCCGACCATCGTGGCCGAAATCTGCGACACGGAGGAGCTGTTCGAGGCGGACGAGGAGGTGATAGAGGAGGACGACATCACCGACATCTCCTGGCTCGCCGGCTACAAACTGGAGGCGGAACCGCTGCCCGAATCGGACGACGAAGAGGAACCAGTCGTCAGCAAGACGGTAAACGATGATTCGTTAAGCCCGATAAGACCGATGAGTCCCCTGAACCCGATGTTCACGTCGCCCCTGTTCCGCAGCGGCATGATGATGAAGCCGCCCTTCACCTATACCGAAATACTGCAGGTGGCACTGTTCGAACGGGGCGACATGACCGTGTCGGAGATCTACGTGTGGGTGTCGAAGCACTTTCCCTTTTATCGCATCAACGACGCGACGTGGAAGAACTCGCTGCGGCACAAGCTGTGCACGTCGCCGATCTTCCACAAGAAGCACAAGAGTCTGAGGGGTGCGGGACATATGTGGTCCATGTCCGGCATGGAGGAGGAGACGATATTGGCAACAAAACAGAGAATGGAGCAGTACATAATGCAGAACGAGTACGCTAGCCAGTGTTTGGTGAAGTCGCAGGAAGATTCGGAGTCTTATTATGTCGAATTGCCCAATGGTTATCAGTATTTGGAGGACGTAGATTTACAGGACATTCCAGAAAACATTTagtctttgaaaatttaatatatactaattttattaatgttattgtaatatataaattattagcaTTTTATTGCTGTTTTTACTATGACAGAAGCAAGCAATGGAAGTAttctaaattatgtttaatttaatggtgACAAGCACAAGTTTCTGTCACTTTTAGTTTTCCCACGACCATAGAAATAAGGAAAATCGTTCATccaaaaaaacttatttagtttattatactGTAAAACATTggtttattaagattttttattaaaattaacaggaTATATATGCTTTAAAATATGCTGAATTGAATGCTAAAAACCATTTGTTTTTACCACCTCTAGATTTCTCATAATGAACTatagaaataagaaaaatgttcATACAAAAAAACTCATTTCGTTCTTATActgtagaatatttatttattaagattttttattgaaattgacaGGTTATATGCTTTAAAATGTGCTGAATTGAATGGTGGAAACCATTTGTTTTCACCATCTCTAGATTTGTCACAAAGAACCatagaaattagaaaaatattcatacaaaAAAAGTCATTTAGTTCTTATActgtagaatatttatttattaagattttttattgaaattgaccGGATATGTGCTTTAAAATATGCTGAATTGAATGGTAAAAACTTTTCGTTTCCATCATCTCTAGATTTATCACAATTAATCATAGAAAtaaaaactcaattaaatACTCATAGTGCAAAAGTAGTTACTTatcgaaattttttaatgaaattaacaaagcatatgctttaaaatatgtcgaaataattattgaaaatagtttcatcaccttttttaacaaaacaaaaattaattagtctgTTAATCTTGAAatcttttaagtatttttacttttaaaataaacttgaacAACTTTAGTAATCTTACCAGACACAAATATATTGTGTAGATAAATAGACGaggttttaattacttttataacttTCACTATTTGCCAATAAACCTTGCAACGAAACTCGAACCAAAAACGCACAGAAACGCACAGTCCAACCAGCGAAAcgttaattgtattaatggTTTAAAGTTCGCCTTTTACgtggttaataaattattgataaattttaaagaaaacctTGAAAACAACaatgcatatttataatacgaACCAATCGCGACCTTCGAATGAAAAAAtctctttttatttaacaacaaagTTCGTTTAtcgtcaaaattatataatttatcgaTTTGTGTCCAAATCGAACGTTGTTGAATTGATAAAAACATGACACAAATAGTACACAATCACGCCCAGACGTTCGTCGAAATAAAAACGAATCGAATTAGCATTTATTTAAACGAACCACCTCAATTAATCGGACGTACCGTATCCAGAATGTGTCAGTTTGTGTTATGACGCACCAGTCACAAAAACATGGTAAACATCAAAATGTCACGCAACTGTCACTGTTTTCTTGTGGTCTATGGTGGTTAGGAATCAATTGATTTGCGTCATCAAAACAAACCGACCAGCAACCCAGACTACACGCAATGTGCGCGCCTGGTTGCCTATGtcagtaaaacaattttagattaattcaattaattaccgaacaaataaatcataaatttaaacttgtaaTTGTGTGCCGTCGAAAGTTCGGAATATTTGTCGGACGTTGTTGATTGTTTATAACGAGaccgtttaattttatgtaatttttttttgcacgTATTAACTACTctggaaaacaacaaattactgttgttatttaatattaattgccaTTACAAAACAGGCGCAAGAAAAGTTTTCTACGCAggacaattaattgatttttattcgtccaatcaataataataataatctatgttttaattaacaacaacaataaaagttGCACTATAATACATGTTTTAtgttactaattataattaattgtggcAGCAAAGGTgcaaggttaaaaaaatcccTCTAATTATCCAAAATATGCGGTTCAATTCGATCGACTTCGTTGTGTGCGAAAGGGGGAAGAACCGTGTGGCCGGGTGGGTCGACTTTTTCGTATCCTTGCGTCGGGACGATGACATCAGAAAAAAACGGAACCTGTTCAATTTAATTGGCGTGTTCTTTGTCCGAGAACCTGGATCAAAGCCAGCAAAGGGGTAAAACAAACCGTGTTACGGTCTGTAATTAACAAGTCTGGcgacagttttttttaatcgtTTTCACTTAGCTAATGGGTAAATTAggttttttgttttcgtaaattggattataaaattgaatgtcGACCTTTATTCGTCTTCTCGGGAGACGCTTTGTGaccttaaaaattgttttcggactcagataatttgttttagtacAAATAGATTATCCAGTTGAAGGTCTGCCGATTgaattttcgaaatttttaaGCACGATTATTGTCAATGGATGACGAAAAAGTTGAAATGTAAACAACAATGATAAACTGTCGGTGGCGACCTTTAAACTCTTTTATAGtagcataaatattattattaattcgtttCCTGATCTAGGACAACGAAACGTCTTGTGAATCCttgaaattcaacaaaaaaccAGCAAAGGAAACTACtagtttttccttttttttttttgttgctcggtctttatattttatggctTTGTTTTCGGAATTACTTTTTGTTAAACAAGGCGAGTTTGTTCTCTCCAAtgtttaagcaattttatgaCCAATTATTTCGACAGTTAATACACTAATAAACATtcctcaattaaatttatattgtgcaaaATTCAGCAGAAACCAATAACGTGTTGTAACTTcctgattaaaaaaattaaatattggaaactgtattgttttaatttattttaattcctcTCAAtgttaaaagtattttctttagtatttctccataattttattactaataacgtctacagttaattaattaataaaaattactccattaaatttaaataatcataaaaagcagcagaaattaatttataatttacgagaatatgaaaatactttgttgttttttttttgttttattactttttcgcTTCCTGTTCAATTTTCTTACTGTAATAAATTGTACAGCAGGATAATTTAGTTCCCTTcgatatttaaagtattttcttcaataattcttcataattttgtgactaatgttaattttgtgactacagttaattaataaaaattactcagttaaatttaaataattataaaaagcagctaaaattaatttataattaacaaaaatataaaaattctttgttggttttttgttattttattagttttaggtTTCCtgtccaattttttttctgtattaaattgtacaaCAGGATAATTTCGTTCCCTTCAAtgttaaaagtattttcttcaatttttcttcttaattttgtgattaatGTCTTCCAcagttaagtaattaataaaaattactcagttaaatttaaataattataaaaagcagctaaaattaatttataattaacaaaaaaatgaaaattctttgttgattttttgttaatttattagtttttggtTTCCtggtcaatttttttttgctgtattaaattgtacaaCAGGATAATTTAGTTCCCTTCAATGTTAAAgtattttcttcaatatttctcCATAATTTTGTGACTAGTGTCTTccacagttaattaattaataaaaattactcaattaatgttaaataatcataaaaagcggcagaaattaatttataattaacaaaaatatgaaaattctttgttggtttttggttatttattagttttaggtTTCCTTCTCAATTTTCTtgctgtaataaattatacagcaGGATAATTTAGTTCCCTTCAATGTTTAAAgtattttcttcaatatttctcCATAATTTTATGACTAGTACCTTctacagttaattaattaataaaaattactcaattaaacttaaataatcataaaaagtggcagaaattaatttataattaacaaaaatatgtattttctttgttgttttttattattttattagtttttggtTTACTGCTCAATTTTCTTGCTGTAAGATATTGTACAGCGggataatttgattatattcaATGTATatgactaatttaattaaacaaagtgCAGCAAACCGACTTATTTTGCTTTctaattggaaaaatgtagaaaattcTACATCAGTTTTCTATTGTCTGGAGCCTCGTacgttttacaataaatttgtttcttcaacttaattattaaacaccaCAAATTGGtccttttcaatatttacacagaaatccataaacaatttcttttgcAATCATTAACCTAATGAGCACGTCTCCATTAAAACCACAAAGTGAAAAATGCATTGCGGTGACAAATGACgttttttccaatttcctGAACAGACTAATTAGTATCAAACTGCATTATTACATGTGAAACCGaatcgaaattaaataatttcgtttGGGAGGCTTTCTACAGTGCGTGCGTATCAAAAACTGGAGCGTACCGGCAACAATCCAGTGACTTTAACGACGCCACTTCGAACATAATCTTTTTGTTTTCACCGCTGCGATTAATTAACGAGGAAATTTTTCAAGTAAACTTTTGTTATTACGAGCAAATAGAAAAAACCGAAAGAAACTTGACCGGCCAACCTTCGTTTTTATGCAAACGACAAGTTTCCTGATGTTAACGAACCGGTAGGATGGACGTAAAAATGGTCGCAGACGTGcaatttttcgatttttcCTGCCTTGGACGTTAACGATTATCGAGGGGATCGATTTAAGTTGATCGTAAACGGGGGGGATTGTTACGAATGGTTGCAAAAGACGCGGTACACGGCACAGGCCTGAAAAAAATGTGTAGTACAGCTTTTACAGTTTGATTGCGGGCCGGATGGATGAGGCAACCCGAAAAATTTCCAGTTTTGTTGGGACACGTTTTTCGGGCCGGCagttagaaaataaatggTGATTGTCGCGGAAATGTTAAACACGAGAACGACACATTCGCTGACACTAACCCCGCGTATTGTTTCATATCGCGTTACATAAAATCACACGCATAATCACATTTCCCTAAAACGATACACAAATAGACGGACGGAACGcagttttaaaagatttttttgctTGTCTCGGCTCGAGGCGGTGTTGCGCGgaggataatttttttttccatttcttGGGCTCCGGTTGGCGGTTTTTTTCCCCGGAGTTTGTGCACGAGGTAAGTTTAGTTTGGGTCGGAGACGGATTGAAGGTTTTGTTGTTGGTTTTTCGGAGGAtttcttgaataatttatcagaaaaaattatttatatctgttattttgttaattaaatttattgaattaaaaaaaattataaaaattctttatttctttctgaatatatttttatatctttctttttgtaaatcaattatttattgcaaaaaaatgtaaattttcttaaaatagttattgaatttattttttatttaatgacaaattttttggccataaataacttatttttattatagaaaaaagaatatattctgaagaatttgtttatttttgtccataaataaataaaatttattgaagaaatgagtaaaaattttgaaaaaattatttattattacttaaatatattttttatttaatgacaaattattttgcccctaaataaattgcttttattatagaaaaaaataaattttctgaagaatttgtttattttaatcgttaaataaatttaatttgttttagaaatgagtaaaaattttaaaaaaaatatttattactgcttaaatatatttttaatttaatgacaaattattttgcccttaaataaattatttttatattatggaaaaatgtaaattttttgaataatttgtttatttctgtcattaaataaatttaatttgttgtagaatttagtgaaaattctgaaaaaaatatttattactgcttaaatttatttttaatttaatgacaaattattttgcccctaaataaattgttttttattataaaaaagtaaaatttctgaagaatttgtttaattctgtccttaaataaatttaatttgttgtagaatttagtgaaaatactgaaaaaaatatttattactgcttaaatttatttttaatttaatgacaaattattttgtccctaaataaattatttttattataaaaaaaagtaaattttctgaagaatttgtttatttctgtccttaaataaatttaatttgttgtagaattgataaataattatttattactgcttaaattaaattaaataatccttgcccataaataatttatatttattatagaaaaaaaataaatattataaaatatttgtttatttttgtcaataaatagattaaatttattgcagaaaacaaaaataaatcagtcataaataaaattaaagctaaGAGATCGAGGTTTCCGAATCTGTATCGCAATCGACAATCGACTGATCGGCTCTCAAGTTACGTCGCACAAAATGAATGTGAATGTTGATAATAGTTGTGGTGGTACTTTATCAGTACCATGCTAAAAAATTATGGTATCGTCCCCACCGGAACATGGTGAACATGTTAACAGCGTTTCGGCGAGCGCGACATCCGAATCAGTCGCTTTCGATTTCTTACACACTCCGGCGGGCTCCGGGGTACCAAACGGTGCCGTACTATTATCATTGAGTGGCTTATCTAACGGAGGGGGTGATAAAATTTCGTTTCGATTGTCGAGATTCGGTCtcagacatttatttatttggtgaTTTACCGGTGGTGAGTTTTGTTGGAAACATGATGCAAAAGTGAGGTAAATTTTTCCAGTACTCTTCactactaatttataaaaattataatgaaagaGAATTTTCAATGCTTTTCAAGTCAATTGGGTAAATGGAAACGTGcttcaaaaatgaaaatattttttttagtaccTTTGGTACTGATTCAtatatgttgtttttaaaaaattatttttacgttattaaaataattcaaagcaTGTCACAAAACTGAAGAAAACTACTCTGTACTGTCTATGAagtgaagaaaatattttgagtactCTTTGGTACTGATTTATAGGTGAGACATTTTATgacaaaagataatttatttaatattaataaggtggttaagtcaattaaattattgaaaatgattTCAGTACTTTTCGGTACCGATTTATTGAAATGtgtattttcattgtttatctagaaatttatttaatgaccaaaaCTTTAATCTTTTTTTGTGGTTTTTCAACATCTAAGAATCGATTATAGGTTGACTTGGTACTACTTCAGTTGTAGTTCTGATATAAACAAACCAATGGGTTCTTGTTACTATTTTAGTGAACCGTTGATCCAAAACATCCACCCTAGAAAAACCTTGGAAGgccaataaaactgaaaaaatggtacggtacaaaattaaacttaaagaCAGTGaaagtaaattaacatttatgtttttttgttgatatatttcataatataacAGTTTTAATACTGGTCGATTACAAAAGTACTGGTAGTACTGTTTTAGGAATGAAGCGGTaccgtttattttattagttattaaacgTTGAAGGAGATGAAATGCGGTTTCCACCTTGCAAAACCAAAATTGcaagaaaaataatggtaccgtaccaaaataaatcaaacacagtgaaagtaaattaacatttgtGCTGCATTCGATTGCatcacacaaaaatattattaaataactccCGAGCAGGTTATAAAAGCAAAGGAAACTTACTGAGTGATCAAAATATTCGTTTGACGTCAGCACGAACCCCTTTCTTCGAGTTTACCTGAAACGATCTGGACCTAAGGTGACCGGTTCTCCGAGTCCTGTTTCAGCAACACTGAAGGAAGGAATTCGAGTGACTAGTCGCGCAATGGCTATAGAAAGTAATATCGGTTTTAGTTGATACGAAGATTCGGCTTCGCAGCTTTCACGTTTTATCCGCAATTTACCGCTGAACTTGACACGTTTTAGATAAATTGAAGAACAGGCGGATAATTTCGTTACGTAATGGGCAGTGAAATTTTTCTGTCGAGTGTTAATTGAACGTTTCGCAGCATCCATCTaatctcattttattttaatctgcgTTATGTAATTAGAATGATTTTCTAAAACGGCAAAACTAATCAGGATGtttgctttatttttattcttttcggTTTTTTTCGTGCATCATCAATTTGCAGACTTTCAATTTGCACTTACAATTAAGACTATTTGTTTAGGGAGAATCCCCTTCCTAACTTGTACCCAAaaactacaatttaataactaaagcAAACACagcagttaaaaatatataaaaataaatgtgtgctACTCTATCACTTTATTAGTTTCTAATTGGTGTTAATTACTTATACACAACTCCTACTTCATAAATTCGcaacaatttcataaataatttgaaccaGTTTTGTTTGACttcaacaaaaacataaaaactaaacGCATAAAAGtaacagtaataataaatatgtataaaattatgtaaatgctcattaatattcgaaattatCCGAACATAAAtgtgtgtaatttatttaaaaatacatcacaaaacaataattacattattttatagtctTCGAACTCAAATccgttaaatttttgtttattttaaaacaatacgtATAAATTACAATCATTAAAAGCTCATTTTATCAATAACCTTTAATAATATGCAATTAATTAGATACAAATCAGAACGCAAGTGCacgtaattaatttgtattgcaTACGATTGAACTTGCATATTAAATAGTAACCAATAGAGTTCGATATGTTTGTTCTTCCTGTATTTTCTTTTCTAGAATAAAGCTTAATTATAGAATTGTTGTGGGGGaaagtcaatttaaaattggatgTTTAAAAGGCAACGGAAcgaataaatacaatacagTCCATAGaaagtaaataatgaattatgtttttatgttttagtgCACTACTAAAGAAGATTACTGTAAAAATGTCTTCTTAACACTTTATAATATACCcttttgattttaaagtttaagagTCTTgtccttatttttttatcttttaaggTGAAGTGTAAAttacaactataaaataaaacagaattggttaaaatccataatattattaacaacttTATTGCAGAtgccaataaaaatttgaaagttttttatgaaataaaaagcaTTAAATAAGTCACTAAATGGTAAAATAGTCAGTCAGaagtttgtacatttttacgtTTGTTTTGGAACCATTTAATTACCCACTGAAGCAGATTCCTGTAAAAATGTCTTCTTCATAATGTgtgaaataagtaatttagattttaatgtttaagagaattgccaatttatttatatctgatgaaataaaatgaaatcaataaaaacacaCTAAAActaaagtttatatatttattttgatacctTTTTGTTACCTATTAAAGTAGATTCCTGTAAAAATGTCTTCTTAATAATAGgtcaaataaatagtttagattttaaaagtcCTAAAGGtagttttgtttgttgttttaaaattaattataaatagatttaagaaaactaaaaaatagaacaaaatttgttaaaaatcaacGCCTTATCAACAACTTTACTGCAGAGAAAtgccaatttatatttgatgaaataaaaagtaataaataaataacccaAGAGTAAAAGTTTGTACATTGTTTCGTTTATTTTGGCTCCAGTTGGTACCTACTAAAGTAGATTCCTGT carries:
- the LOC109597793 gene encoding uncharacterized protein LOC109597793, with the protein product MLEMHNYMWDMSTQIPTIVAEICDTEELFEADEEVIEEDDITDISWLAGYKLEAEPLPESDDEEEPVVSKTVNDDSLSPIRPMSPLNPMFTSPLFRSGMMMKPPFTYTEILQVALFERGDMTVSEIYVWVSKHFPFYRINDATWKNSLRHKLCTSPIFHKKHKSLRGAGHMWSMSGMEEETILATKQRMEQYIMQNEYASQCLVKSQEDSESYYVELPNGYQYLEDVDLQDIPENI